One Microcebus murinus isolate Inina chromosome 10, M.murinus_Inina_mat1.0, whole genome shotgun sequence DNA segment encodes these proteins:
- the LOC105870393 gene encoding keratin, type II cytoskeletal 59 kDa, component IV-like has protein sequence MSFCAWSALRPQSCELETAKERLEGAPGSAKGKLAWLEAALQQAKEDMVRQLREYQELMVVKLGLDFEIATYRKLLQSEEQR, from the coding sequence ATGTCCTTCTGTGCTTGGTCTGCCCTTCGCCCCCAGTCCTGTGAACTAGAGACAGCTAAGGAACGGCTGGAGGGTGCCCCAGGCAGTGCCAAAGGCAAGCTGGCCTGGCTGGAGGCCGCCCTGCAGCAGGCCAAGGAGGACATGGTGCGGCAGCTGCGGGAGTACCAGGAGCTGATGGTCGTGAAGCTGGGCCTGGACTTTGAGATCGCCACCTACCGCAAGCTGCTGCAGAGCGAGGAGCAACGGTGA